The genomic DNA ccttgtaattctctgataccctgatgagatctctgtcacttgattaagtccacaatcttgatttgtatcactgaggcttgatcaatttcttgagttTCTTACAGtaaagtaattcctcaagtctgtagatgaacattgtttttgaatcctttgatagatgttactttgtgagatctctttgacggtagatccactatttacttgttacattcttatttgagttgagttaaatcctcgaatagaCAAATAGGccatgacatatgcctttcaatctccccctatttgtttgttagacaataacaacaaatacctagaggataactcaactaacaaataagaaaaagatagaAAAAGAAATGCAAattaaatagcagaaaagttctggataacatttaacattttccagattccaaatagatgttcctctagactgaacatatcttcaagtagtttcatcttcttttgtacaaccatatttcctgttgagaaccgcatatctctcttgcttctccccctatgagaatcaactgattaaagaagatcaccttcgtttaccacatctcccgtacaataggattcgcagataaaaaccaatggtactccccttttggaaaacaacttcttcccttactagaaaatcattttgtgtttaccacctctcccgtacaataggatctgtagttacaaacaacaatggtgtggtgtagtgtacatatgtagaatctttttctttctccctgctatttctccccttagttgaggaatcctccaaactattacttaagcttttatctccaccttagagaaggaatgtatgccgttgtctgaaggagttctcatatttcacttggttggaaaataaataataagtagtttcatcttccttcctcactgtgagtgtgtgattctgtttagtgtacctcacatgtgtttcactcttctctccactcgtgtttacactcattctcacaagtgtatcactcatctcatagctccaaaaatcaattgtacctgcaaggaaaatcaccttagtcatccttaaggaggtcacaggtggtgcaatgggagttcgcaaattcccatccttgttaaactcgtcagatgaatctgagtcataatctacaagttgctagtttcccttttagggttccagatttgaattctgggaaggtaaacaatgatccaacgaatttagcataaagatcaaagttcccttctaatatatgtgaagacatttccttgtgactcatcaggtaatatatgaatcattgtcaacaagttgccgatctgcgcctatgtcagatccactatccgcagatgcatccaggagatttaagcctggggaggtagacactgaccactgacatatggcttttggatcagtatcctctcctaacacctgtaaaggcaattggtccattaacgaaccttgaacaatcgaatctgaccttaaaatggtcgaaactcttgtttccgtcaactcatcctttgtgtgtgtaacctttccttgtgcatcaagaattgtttatgtttgaggcggtgacactacatcggataccctggtcgacaggcaaatttcaatagacgcaccctgttgagagaatgaatctagtaactatttttgtgccttttcagccattacatctttttgagaataTGTATGGGAGCTaacagttgtctcggtttaaacactactcatctatgtaggagacagagctactgggttcacttcagaaccttccttatgtggtgcactaaggcactatctccctcacgctcactcatacttcattttagtggtaagagagtgtttgttggttctgtttctgtgtttgtctttacagtctgggatagatgttgtgggttttcaacctcatgactgtcaatgaaagaaagccattagagactgaacctgtatcacagaacatatggaaatatagagataaaatatacttaagatctttaaggaatgaaaattatacatttaatcttttgagagaaatgatgtacactagtgattccaaaagattttaatgaaataagaaatcactaatgtagaaagaagtttgattttctcctaaaactcactgcatacttaaaacaatatgtttgtgcctagtaataagagagttattaatatgacgactctactagttcatattaaactgtaacatcagttagagtgtcataccatgttcttgacgattgcttgagtagtacactagttcataccaacctgaagtaagattgtgaagaagagattcCATAGTCCAATAgacagctgcaaagtccatgaactgtggtgcactgacttcctcttttgactcaccaaccaggagtacacttgtacacatcttactagagtccaattccaagtgtaatgtgcatcaggtgcgtgatatgtcgtaatattctcaagtctcgtcactggtgctatatgttagatactgcttcctgataataacctagcacaatatacaaattttcaatgataacattaccagctaacaaacaaccatatccctcagataaacctttgctgttatctccaaaggtaaccagtgggccagctttctcaaccacatttgatagcagggctctatctccggtgatatgtcttgacgatccactgtcaagaatccacactaccggttccacctgtttaatgccctgcactataaatggattagaccttcttcggaacccaaacttggttgggcccggcatacttgtagaattgacctttgtcaggcaaaacaacatttttaattttaatggtctcaatttctcaatgactgaacatttgaccttgtaaacagccttaacaaatttctgtttaggcttaggcacaaatttctcttttctagccttagaaggactagcagtcttagacctatcatgcttcttattattcacatggCCAAGTACCTTTAAATCACACAAGAACTGCTCAAAAAATTCTATTCATGGAAACTCTCGAATGTCGATAGGGCGGAGAATCAGTGGGAAGATTTCCTCGCCAAGTTAGCCTCATCTAATTTACAAATCAATCTTGACCCAATATATGTTGACACCCTGACAGCCCCAGCCATCGATATACCAGCAGTCAACCACATTCAGAACAATCCTGACTGGCGAAAACCCTTGCTCGAATATATCCTTGAAAATAAACTCCCCACAGAGAAAAATGAAGTCCGTTCGGTTATGTTCAAAGCACGAAACTACTACACGATAGGCTCGGTATTGTACCGACGCTCCTTAACTGAACCCTTGCTCCGATGTCTAAGCCCCGAGGAAGCCGACCAGGCGATTCTCGAGGTTCATACAGGAATATATGGAGAACATCTCGGAGGAAAGGCGGAAAGAACTTAGCTCTTAAAATCATTAGACAGGGACTGTACTGGCCCACACTCAGGAAATATTATGAAGATTACGTTTGAAAATGCCAGGAATGTCAACTACATGGAAGCGTAAGTCACCGACCCACGACCAAGCTCAACTCGATTCTCGCCCCATGCCCCTTCTTTCAATGGAGGATAGATATCGTAGGGCCCTTCCCAAAGTATAAGAATCAATGCCAATATATTGTGGTCGCAGTCGATTATGTGACAAAATGGGTCGAGGCAAAACCCCTTTCCAAGATCAGAGAGAAAGAAATGATTGAGTTCTTTATGGAATATGTGGTATTTTGATTTGGAATCCAAAGGATTTTAGTCTCAGACAATGGAACATAATTTGTGGGGGCACAGTTTGAGAATGCTCTAAACGATTTAAAAATCCAGCATATTAAGTCCTCGGTTGCGTATCCACATGCCAATGGCCTCGCAGAAGTGACGAATAGAACCATCCTGCAAGGATTGAAGAAAAGAATTGAAGAAGTTCCCCGCTGCTGGGTTGACGAGCTCCCAAACATGTTGTGGTCCTATAGGACAACTCCCCGAAGCGCAACCGGCGAAACTCCTTTCCGCCTCGCATATGGTGTCGATGTCATCTTGCCTGTCGAGATAAGCTTAATTTCCCCAAGGGTAGAAGTCTTCGATCCTTCCCTCGCGCTCGAGGGATTGCATTTTCATAACGACTTGCTTGAAGAAACGAGAGAGGAATCTAGGCTCCACATGATCGGACAACAGGAAAAGACTACAAAATACTTCAACAAAAAAGTCAAAAACAAGCGCTTCGAGGTTGGAGACTTCGTCCTTCGAGACTCTGCGGCATCACAGCCTACCATTTCAGGAAAGTTTAAGCCAACATGGGAAGGCCCTTATCAAGTGTTGAAAGTGGTCAGCGCATGAACCTACGAGCTCTCACATCTCGATGGCCACCAATCAAGAACGCCTGGAATGTCATTCACCTCAAGAAATTTTATCAATGATTAGCTTTTGTGTTTAATGTTTAAAACTTAAGGCTACAACTGCCATACCAAAAACCAACCCTCGATGCAATGAGGGTCGTTATGAGATCCCCATCGAGGGACATTTAATTTATGATAATGAAagtctctaagttattttgagAAACATCAAGTGTAGTTATCTCTCTATTCTATCTTTAATAAATTCGACCACGTGAAAAACTCAGTATTATAACAACTACCAAGTGAAACAAATATTCTTGACGACTGCGAATTGAGTGCAATTTAACTATCACAACACAGGTTTTTCAAACTAACATTTATGTAAAACCTACACTTATCTATGAAAGAAAAGATAACATTCCCTGAAAACGGAAAAATAGCACAATTTGTTTAAACAAGGGTACCATGACACTATATTTCTGGAAAGCGAGCTTTTTAACTACATGACAAATTATAACATAACATAAACAGCTTAAAGTTAATGCAAGTCAAACAAACATTTGTAAGTGTCCGAGACAGAAGGATATCCTTGAGCACAACACACGGAGTGCCATCGATCAGAACATAAAAAATTAGATCACGATTAACAAGGAACATCATAAGTTCAAAAATCAATAACAGAGAAACCCAAATTCACGAAATCATGGAGACCACAAGCCCAAAGTCAGCAAATAGAACTTAAAATGTTACATCAATAACGGGGCATACCCCGCCTTCACGGATTTTCCGTCAGATCACTGGGCTGAGAGGCCGCGAGGTCATGAATATAGTCCTCAAAAGTATGCCCCGTGACATCGAACCCCACTCCTTGCATGCGCGTAACACAACGCCCGTGGCCATCTCTGAGAGCGTTCGCGATGTCCTCAACCCCTTTCTGAGCCTCTGCCTTTAAAACGGTATTCTCATAAACAATCAGCTTATACGATGAATTCATTCCATCAACTTGGCGCTCCAAACCCTCAGATTTGCCTCTCAGACTGTCGCGCTCCTTCTCAGCATCATGAAGTTTCCGCTCGAGTTTCGACACCTTCGTACTCATTATTGGCCCATAACATCCATCTCACTTACCTTCTTTGGCAATGCAGTATTCGCATTAGCCAAATCCACCGACCTTTTTTCTAAATCTGAATAATTCGCCCCAAGTTTCTTCTTCTCTGCCTTGAGGGCAGCCACCTCAGCCCCCAATTTTGCTCGAGCCTCGTCGGTTCCATCAGCCCGGAATTCTTCCACAATATGCATGAAATCCGCGAAAAACTAtcacaattttaaaaatataacaaTAAAAATGAGCAGATAGATACAGAACAACAAAACTCAACAAGACAATACACCGAGGTAAAAATTCACATACCCTCCCAGCTCGACTCTTGCATCGATCCGCTAGATCTTCCCGATGTCGACCATCGAAGGCAACCACATCTTGGGGAAGGTGAAAAAGATTAAAAACCCTTAACGGCATAGTAGTCCCGCCCGTCCAACGCTCACTGGGTTGAATCTCGACCCTCACAGCCTCCTTCTTAGATCGAGGCTTGACAGTATGAGCCCTTGTCTCCCTGTTTCCAACCAAGGTGATGGTTTTGTTCACTCCACCGCCCGGCGCGGTCGCCTCCACAAATTCACCGTCTCCTAAATTAACATCATCCACCTCCCGACGACCCCTCTTGTGAGGATTCAGGTCAGCCGGCTCCACATCCGACACAGTTCTCCCAGGATCTTCCACAACTTTATTTCCTTGATCATCCAATAATTCGATCAATACAGAATGTCCAGCTCTCGACGGGTCGGGGTGGGCTCCGTCGGCACCCTTCCTTGATGCTCGCTGAACAAGCAACAACATAGCTTTGTCCATCTCCTCTTTAACCCCGCTGTTCAAAATCTTTTTCAAGTAGGCTCCATCCACTAatgcaaaacaaaagaaaagaaaagctCAGCGCGAGTAATATCGACACAAGAAACAACAGCtaaaaagagaagaaaagaagAGAGAGGGAGGAGAGAAGAAAGTAATACAACAATAAATAAGAGATAACAGGAAAAAATTAGTCATTGGAAATCCCCCCTTACAATCATGCATTTCCAAAAAATCAGGTTCCTTTAACTGAAGATGAGTATACATCGACGTCAATCCATGAAACCCATTCAAATATCTCGCATCACACTTCTCGAGATTATTCAAGTAATCGATAGTAAGCTGATTTACTTTCCCACATTGTTTCAAAAATTCTAAATCTGGTCCCCCAAAATACAACCACTTAGAGTGGTACCCCAAGTTAGAGGACCTAACACTGACGATCTTAATCCTTTTGTAAGGACAGTCGAAATAAACCTGTCCATCGTGATACCTAACAACATAGATTGAGAAGAAAAGTTTAAAAGAGGGAACCAGGTTTCTATCAGAATAGAGAGCGACGAACCCGCTAAGTTGCGCAAGGGAATTGGGCGTCAATTGACTAACCCCACAACCAATAGCGTCGAACATCGCCAAGAAAAACGGATGCATAGGCAACCGAAGCCCGAAGTGAAAAAGTATTATCGATATCCCGTATATCCCATATTCCGACATCATCCACACCCTCTCATCAGCCGTCAGCACTCGATAACGGTAATCATTCGACAAATCCAAGTATGATTTCAACTTACTCAATGGAGGGTCCTTGGTAATATAATAACTTAAATAATTCAGGCTTGTCTTACCCCCAAACTCTTCCATACCCATACGAAGACTATCCTCAACAACTCGTCGCCTCTTTTCTAACGTTCGAGGGCTCAGGGGAGGCGAGGGAAGTGGTTCCGTAGGAATACCCCTCAAGAACTCATCTTCGTTCATAAAGTCAAAAGACCCACACTGCTCTAAGTCGGGAATCTCCAAATTATTCAGATTCAAGAAGGATTCTTGATCACCTTCCTCGGGGGGCCATTTATCAGGATGTCGATCAGAAATAGTACGAATAGAATATGAACTAGATTGATCCATGGATAAATGAAAGGGAAATCGAAGTAGCTAATCAAGAATAAAACGTAAAAACAGAAAGTAATACAGTTAAGTAAGAAGAGGAACTTACAGGTAGTGGCTACAGGAACCGAATTTTAGAAACTTAGTAGAGCTCCTCCGGGCAGGCGCGACAGTTTTGATAAAGAGGGAGGAAACCGAACAGACAAATCTCCAATCAATAACTCCCAGAAAATAAACAGCAAAACAAGCCAAAAAGATTTTTTTCAAAGTACTTATACACTTCAAAAAAAAAATGGACAACGCACACAAACATTCACTCTTATTTTCTTTGTCTTCGTCTTCATTTTCTCGCTTTTTACTAACACTTATATTTTATGTGTGTTTATTTTGCTCATGTTCCCAATTCCCAGGTCTCGAAACAAATAAAGCGCAAATCTAAAAGATAGTTGCTTAAACTAGGAGGGGGACAAATATTGGACCAAGACAAGATGACCCAAAAGGAGTCATAGTTAGGATAATTATAGAACATAatgtaaagcccaagaaggcccaTTTTATAAGATAAAGCCCATTTGAGACTTGGTATAAATAGAAGACAATAACCTCATTTGAAGAGGTTGGCAAATTAAGTAAAGAAAACACCTCCTCAAAGTTAGTCttagttattaaaaatattaaggCATATCACCCTTATTTACAAACTCCAAAGAGCTAAGTACTTGCTACTACCTACTCGACGTTAATACTATAATTTTTATAATCTCTTGTAGGCAAGGCACTCGTTAATAAATTCTAAGTTTAATGTTTATTCAGTATTATTTTTCTAATGGTAAACATTATGAAGACCTACCGAAACACGTACCTCTCCTGTCCAGGTTGACACTATGCTTAACTTTATCGAGTTTAAATAAAATCTCCAATATTTTATATCGGTAAGTAACCTGGTTCATAAGATTATTAAATGTGCACATTAGCCTTTTATAAGTTTCGATTTGGAGAATGATTAATTAAGAAATGATTGATTTGTTTATAATTTTGATTTGTTATACATGCAATCAGACACGCATATGGGTTCATGCATTACAGATCTATTAAAAATTTACACTTGAACTTACATGAATTTACTGATTAAACTTGACATAGTTACATGTGGTGGTTGCTTAATCTGATAATTTTTTTGACAAGTTCTTTTTACACGAGTACTTACCCAGTGCGCACCTGAATGGTAACGGCTACGGGTTAcctatgataaaaaaaataaaaaaaataatgcATAGTTTAAACTAATACACCAATTTAGTAATAATTGAGTAAATTGTCGCAAGTATTGTTGATATTTTGCACAAATGTTTTAATAATTGGATCAGACTTTATATATTAGATAAGTTTGATCTAAGATGAGTTGGTTTTGTCAAAGGAATTTTAATTTGTAAACCTCAAATATAAATTTAACTTGTAAATGAATACTTATTTATTTTATCTGCAAAAATCAGTGTTGTAAAAATTGTTAATCGGACCTAATTGGTTGAGGTACTGATTAGCGTTTAATCGATAATTCGGGATTAATCAGAAAGATTAATGGGAACAAAAATCggataattaaatattaatttatatatattataatataaaatatactaGATTACTGTCCTTGGCCAAGTATGGTCCTTGGGCTTCATTGATCTGGCCCAATTCATTCTTTAATCTAACAGATGCAGGCCCTCAACAATACTAATTATTAAAACATCTCCTCTCCATCTTTCTCCGTCACTCTTTCGTGGTCCGCCGCCTTCATCCTGTTCCACAATTTTCAAGAATTTATCTAATTATTCATCATTTTTTTCTATAAAACCAAATAAATCCATCTATTCTGCTTTACccataataaaatatttttaaaaaatattcaatatatatatacgATATATGTATAAGTAGCTTTGATTTGATAgatttttttttatcgtaggtaacccgcagccgctacccttcgggtgcgcactgggtaaacctacgggctcacgcaatagcctgcaaaccatgtgaaccaaggtaaaccgtatttaagcgacaggctctggctcatgaggcataatcataaattctcctcccgtgggattcgaacctgtgaccaagaggatagttttcctctctttaacaaactgagccaacccttgcgagCTTTGATTTGATAGATTGATGAGAAACCTCCAAGGATTTGACCCGATTTTGACTGGTCTTAGACAAAAATGTTTTTCCGGCCGTTTTTTAAGATTTTGATCGGTAACCCGCCGATCAATGATTAAATGGCCGATTAATCGTTGAAATCGGCGATTTTTACAACCCTGGTATAAATATTCAAATCTAATATTTCGTTCGGGTAAACTAGATCACAAAAGCCATAATATAGTACAAATTTTAGTCGTTTTTCACATAAAAACCTAGaagaaaaaaattattatttaaaaaccaaaaaaaatatacatatatatatatatgtcagtACTATACCTTCCTCTCCTCCACTTAAAAATTACATAAAAAATCCAATAAAAAATCCATAACTAGCTTTAGGTTCACAAATTTTCCACTAAatcctaaaaatattttttttaagagtttatatatacatatatttggTATATATGTACgatattttgttatttatttcatatatatattatatacgaTATATTGTTATTTATTTCATATATATGATAAAATAGAAATGTATATATATGATATTTTGTTATTTATCATATGTTTAAGATTGTGTCAATATAATTGCATGGATGGGAAAAGAATTCGAAAGTCTAACCAATCCCCTCTTATTCATATTCCCGTCTCTATTTTATTAAGACACAAGGATATCTTTTTATATTATATCATATGTTTTTAACATTGTGCCTATGTATTTGCATGGAAGGTAACTAGGTTTACGATCATGAAAAGTTATAAGCTAATTTAACTCCTTTtgttttttaatataaaaaactGAATTGATTAGTAGTCGGTACCACATCAAGCAAATGGAAATCTGGTTTGTGTATTTAATGAGCGTTACTATAATACCTAATTTGGGGAGTGTGGGATAGAAGAAACCTATAATATGAGAGTTATGATGCTAATCCGCCTCATGTGTCCACCTTGTACTACACTCCCCCACCCCTTTTTTTTAGTTCGACTTCAAATTTTTTCCCACACACACGTGCCTCGACCGATGCTTATGCTTACTTCATGAATTTTATTTAAAGTTCCCAAAATTTATTCTGCAAAGCAACCTGTTTCACAAGATTAAGGCAGGGTAAATCAACCTTCGAAGATCTTGTTTGCAAACCTCTTCAAATTGTTTCCCCCCCACACACGTACACACATGTGCATCCACTTATGTTTACttcataaattttatttaaagtTCTCAACATATTTATCCGCAAAGCAACTTGATTCACAAAACTAAAGACAGCTTAGATCAAACTTCTCTGAAAATCATAACAAT from Apium graveolens cultivar Ventura chromosome 5, ASM990537v1, whole genome shotgun sequence includes the following:
- the LOC141660355 gene encoding uncharacterized protein LOC141660355; this translates as MPGMSTTWKRKSPTHDQAQLDSRPMPLLSMEDRYRRALPKFENALNDLKIQHIKSSVAYPHANGLAEVTNRTILQGLKKRIEEVPRCWVDELPNMLWSYRTTPRSATGETPFRLAYGVDVILPVEISLISPRVEVFDPSLALEGLHFHNDLLEETREESRLHMIGQQEKTTKYFNKKVKNKRFEVGDFVLRDSAASQPTISGKFKPTWEGPYQVLKVVSA